One Mus musculus strain C57BL/6J chromosome X, GRCm38.p6 C57BL/6J DNA window includes the following coding sequences:
- the Plxna3 gene encoding plexin-A3 isoform 2 precursor (isoform 2 precursor is encoded by transcript variant 2) translates to MPTVCLLPLLFFTIGGCLGSSRPFRTFVVTDTTLTHLAVHRVTGEVFVGAVNRVFKLAPNLTELRAHVTGPIEDNARCYPPPSMRVCSHRLVPVDNVNKLLLIDYAARRLVACGSIWQGICQFLRLDDLFKLGEPHHRKEHYLSGAQEPDSMAGVIVEQVQGPSKLFVGTAVDGKSEYFPTLSSRKLIDDEDSGDMFSLVYQDEFVSSQIKIPSDTLSLYPAFDIYYIYGFVSASFVYFLTLQLDTQQTLLDTAGEKFFTSKIVRMCAGDSEFYSYVEFPIGCSWRGVEYRLVQSAHLAKPGLLLAQALGVPADEDVLFTIFSQGQKNRANPPRQTILCLFTLSSINAHIRRRIQSCYRGEGTLALPWLLNKELPCINTPLQINGNFCGLVLNQPLGGLHVIEGLPLLADSTDGMASVAAYTYHQHSVVFIGTRSGNLKKVRVDGSQDAQLYETVSVVQGSPILRDLLFSPDHRHIYLLSEKQVSQLPVETCEQYLSCAACLGSGDPHCGWCVLQHRCCREGACPGASAPHGFAEELSKCIQVRVRPNNVSVTSSGVQLTVAMRNVPDLSVGVSCSFEEVTESEAILLPSGELRCPSPSLQELQTLTRGHGATHTVRLQLLSMETGVRFAGVDFVFYNCSALQSCMSCVGSPYPCHWCKYRHVCTSHPHECSFQEGRVHSPEGCPEILPQGDLLIPVGVMQPLTLRAKNLPQPQSGQKNYECVVRVQGRQHRVPAVRFNSSSVQCQNASYFYEGDEFGDTELDFSVVWDGDFPIDKPPSFRALLYKCWAQRPSCGLCLKADPRFNCGWCISEHRCQLRAHCPAPKSNWMHPSQKGARCSHPRITQIHPLTGPKEGGTRVTIVGENLGLTSREVGLRVAGVRCNSIPTEYVSAERIVCEMEESLVPSPPPGPAELCVGDCSADFRTQSQQLYSFVTPTFDRVSPSRGPASGGTRLTISGISLDAGSRVTVIIRDGECQFVRRDAEAIVCISPVSTLGPSQSPITLAIDHANISNTGVIYTYTQDPTVTHLEPTWSIINGSTSITVSGTHLLTVQEPRVRAKYRGIETTNTCQGKNLIPAAAGSSRLNYTVLIGGQPCALTVSDTQLLCDSPSQTGRQPVMVLVGGLEFWLGTLHITADRALTLPAMVGLAAGGGLLLLAITVVLVAYKRKTQDADRTLKRLQLQMDNLESRVALECKEAFAELQTDINELTNHMDGVQIPFLDYRTYAVRVLFPGIEAHPVLKELDTPPNVEKALRLFGQLLHSRAFLLTFIHTLEAQSSFSMRDRGTVASLTMVALQSRLDYATGLLKQLLADLIEKNLESKNHPKLLLRRTESVAEKMLTNWFTFLLHKFLKECAGEPLFLLYCAIKQQMEKGPIDAITGEARYSLSEDKLIRQQIDYKTLTLHCVCPESEGSAQVPVKVLNCDSITQAKDKLLDTVYKGIPYSQRPKAEDMDLEWRQGRMARIILQDEDITTKIECDWKRVNSLAHYQVTDGSLVALVPKQVSAYNMANSFTFTRSLSRYESLLRAASSPDSLRSRAPMLTPDQEAGTKLWHLVRNHDHTDHREGDRGSKMVSEIYLTRLLATKGTLQKFVDDLFETVFSTAHRGSALPLAIKYMFDFLDEQADQRQISDPDVRHTWKSNCLPLRFWVNVIKNPQFVFDIHKNSITDACLSVVAQTFMDSCSTSEHRLGKDSPSNKLLYAKDIPNYKSWVERYYRDIAKMASISDQDMDAYLVEQSRLHANDFNVLSALSELYFYVTKYRQEILTSLDRDASCRKHKLRQKLEQIITLVSSSS, encoded by the exons ATGCCCACTGTCTGCCTTCTCCCATTGCTATTCTTCACCATAGGAGGGTGCCTGGGTAGCAGCAGGCCATTTCGTACCTTTGTGGTAACAGATACCACTCTGACTCACCTGGCTGTGCACCGAGTGACTGGGGAGGTGTTTGTAGGTGCCGTGAATCGAGTTTTCAAGCTGGCTCCAAACCTAACTGAGCTACGGGCCCATGTCACAGGGCCCATTGAGGACAATGCTCGCTGCTACCCACCTCCTAGCATGCGTGTGTGCTCCCACCGCCTGGTGCCTGTGGACAATGTGAACAAGCTGCTCCTCATAGACTATGCAGCCCGTCGTTTGGTAGCTTGTGGCAGCATCTGGCAGGGCATCTGCCAGTTCCTGCGTCTGGATGACCTCTTCAAGTTGGGTGAGCCCCACCATCGCAAGGAGCACTATCTGTCAGGGGCCCAGGAGCCTGATTCCATGGCTGGCGTCATTGTTGAACAGGTCCAGGGGCCTAGCAAGTTGTTTGTGGGCACCGCTGTTGATGGCAAGTCTGAGTACTTTCCCACCTTGAGTTCCCGTAAGCTCATCGACGATGAGGACAGTGGAGATATGTTCAGTCTG GTGTACCAGGATGAGTTTGTCTCTTCTCAGATCAAGATCCCTTCAGACACATTGTCCTTGTACCCTGCCTTTGACATCTACTACATATATGGCTTTGTCAGTGCCTCCTTCGTGTACTTCTTAACGTTGCAGCTGGACACCCAGCAGACGCTGTTGGATACAGCAGGCGAGAAATTCTTCACATCCAAGATCGTGCGCATGTGTGCAGGGGACTCAGAGTTCTACTCTTATGTAGAGTTCCCTATTGGCTGCTCCTGGCGTGGTGTGGAGTACCGCTTGGTGCAGAGTGCCCATCTGGCCAAGCCAGGCCTGCTATTGGCCCAGGCTCTGGGTGTGCCAGCCGACGAGGATGTCCTCTTCACCATCTTCTCTCAGGGCCAGAAGAACAGAGCCAACCCACCTCGGCAGACCATCCTTTGCCTTTTCACCCTCAGCAGCATTAATGCCCACATCCGGCGCCGAATCCAATCGTGCTACCGTGGAGAGGGCACGCTGGCCCTACCCTGGCTACTGAATAAGGAGCTGCCCTGCATCAACACC CCTCTGCAGATCAATGGAAACTTCTGTGGGTTAGTGTTGAATCAACCATTGGGTGGCCTACACGTGATTGAGGGGCTACCCTTGCTGGCTGACAGCACTGATGGCATGGCCAGTGTGGCTGCCTACACCTACCACCAGCATTCTGTGGTTTTCATCGGTACACGCAGCGGTAATTTGAAGAAG GTGCGGGTCGATGGCTCTCAGGATGCCCAGCTATATGAAACGGTCTCTGTGGTGCAGGGCAGCCCCATACTTCGAGACCTGCTCTTCAGCCCTGACCACCGACACATCTACCTCCTGAGTGAGAAGCAG GTGAGCCAACTCCCGGTGGAGACCTGTGAGCAGTATCTGAGCTGTGCTGCATGCCTGGGCTCAGGGGACCCACACTGTGGTTGGTGTGTGCTACAGCACAG GTGCTGCCGTGAAGGGGCCTGTCCAGGTGCCTCTGCCCCACATGGCTTTGCAGAAGAGCTGAGCAAATGTATACAGGTGCGGGTCCGTCCCAATAATGTGTCAGTGACATCCTCTGGGGTGCAG CTGACCGTAGCCATGCGCAACGTGCCAGACCTCAGTGTGGGTGTGAGCTGTTCCTTTGAGGAGGTGACTGAAAGTGAGGCTATTCTGCTGCCCTCTGGAGAGTTACGATGTCCTTCACCATCCCTTCAGGAGCTCCAGACACTTACCAGAGGGCATG GGGCCACTCATACTGTGCGgcttcagctgctctccatggagACTGGTGTGAGGTTTGCTGGGGTTGACTTTGTCTTCTACAACTGCAGTGCCCTCCAGTC GTGTATGTCCTGTGTTGGCAGCCCTTACCCCTGCCACTGGTGTAAGTACCGTCATGTGTGTACCAGCCACCCACACGAGTGCTCTTTCCAGGAGGGCAGGGTCCACAGCCCTGAG GGCTGccctgagatcctgcctcaagggGACCTCTTGATTCCTGTGGGTGTCATGCAGCCTCTAACTCTGCGGGCTAAGAACCTGCCACAGCCTCAGTCCGGACAGAAGAATTATGAATGCGTGGTCCGTGTACAGGGACGGCAACATCGGGTACCTGCAGTGCGCTTTAACAGCAGCAGTGTGCAGTGCCAGAATGCCTCG TACTTCTATGAAGGTGATGAGTTTGGTGACACCGAACTGGACTTCTCTGTGGTTTGGGATGGAGATTTCCCCATTGATAAGCCTCCTAGCTTCCGAG CCCTTCTTTACAAGTGCTGGGCTCAGCGGCCTAGCTGTGGCCTCTGCCTCAAGGCTGATCCCCGATTCAACTGTGGCTGGTGCATCTCAGAGCACAGGTGCCAGCTGAGGGCTCACTGCCCAGCTCCCAAAAGTAACTGGATGCACCCAAGCCAGAAGGGTGCCCGATGCAGCCATCCCCGAATCACCCAG ATTCATCCACTTACAGGACCCAAGGAGGGTGGCACCCGGGTCACCATTGTGGGTGAGAACCTGGGCCTCACTTCCCGTGAGGTTGGCCTTCGAGTAGCTGGTGTACGTTGCAACTCCATTCCCACCGAATATGTCAGTGCTGAAAG GATCGTATGTGAGATGGAGGAATCGCTGGTGCCCAGCCCACCACCTGGGCCTGCTGAGCTCTGTGTAGGGGATTGTTCTGCTGACTTCCGCACACAGTCCCAGCAACTCTACAGCTTTGTG aCCCCTACATTTGACCGTGTGAGTCCCTCTCGGGGCCCAGCTTCTGGAGGCACTCGGCTTACCATCTCTGGAATTTCTCTGGATGCCGGCAGCAGGGTCACAGTGATTATAAGAGATGGCGAGTGCCAGTTTGTGAG GAGAGATGCCGAGGCAATCGTGTGTATCTCACCTGTCTCCACCCTGGGCCCCAGTCAGAGCCCTATCACCCTTGCCATCGATCATGCCAACATCTCCAACACTGGAGTCATCTATACCTACACCCAGGACCCTACGGTCACACACCTTGAGCCCACCTGGAGCATCATCAA TGGAAGCACCTCCATCACTGTGAGTGGAACCCATCTGCTGACAGTTCAAGAACCCCGTGTACGAGCCAAGTACCGTGGTATTGAGACCACTAAC acatgccaG GGCAAGAACCTGATCCCTGCTGCAGCTGGCAGCTCCCGCCTCAACTACACAGTGTTGATTGGAGGACAGCCATGTGCACTAACTGTCTCAGATACTCAACTTCTGTGTGATTCCCCAAGCCAGACAGGCCGGCAGCCTGTTATG GTGCTGGTGGGTGGCCTGGAGTTCTGGTTGGGCACGCTGCACATCACTGCTGATCGGGCACTGACCTTACCAGCTATGGTGGGGCTAGCAGCAGGGGGCGGGCTCTTGCTGCTGGCCATCACTGTTGTGCTGGTCGCCTACAAGCGTAAGACTCAGGATGCAGACCGCACACTTAAGCGGCTTCAGCTACAAATGGACAACCTGGAGTCTCGTGTGGCCTTGGAGTGCAAGGAAG cctttgcTGAGCTGCAGACTGATATCAATGAACTGACAAACCACATGGATGGTGTCCAGATCCCCTTCTTGGACTACCGGACCTATGCTGTGCGCGTGCTTTTCCCTGGCATCGAGGCTCACCCAGTGCTCAAGGAGCTGGAT ACTCCCCCCAATGTGGAGAAGGCCCTGCGTCTATTTGGACAGTTGCTGCACAGCCGTGCCTTCCTGCTCACCTTTATCCACACTTTGGAGGCCCAGAGTAGTTTCTCCATGCGTGACCGTGGTACTGTGGCCTCACTCACCATGGTGGCCCTGCAGAGCCGGCTTGACTATGCCACTGGGCTGCTCAAGCAACTGCTGGCTGACCTCATAGAGAAAAACCTTGAGAGCAAGAACCACCCAAAGCTGCTATTGCGCAG GACAGAGTCGGTGGCTGAGAAGATGCTCACCAACTGGTTCACATTCCTGCTGCATAAGTTCCTGAAG GAGTGCGCCGGGGAGCCACTCTTCCTGCTGTACTGCGCCATCAAGCAGCAGATGGAGAAAGGTCCTATTGATGCCATAACAGGCGAGGCCCGCTACTCCTTAAGTGAGGACAAGCTCATCCGGCAGCAGATCGACTATAAGACCCTG ACTCTGCATTGTGTGTGCCCGGAGAGCGAGGGCAGTGCCCAGGTCCCTGTGAAGGTTCTTAACTGTGATAGCATCACCCAGGCCAAAGACAAGCTGTTGGATACTGTGTACAAGGGTATTCCATACTCTCAGCGCCCCAAAGCTGAGGACATGGATTTGg AATGGCGCCAGGGCCGCATGGCCCGAATCATCCTCCAAGATGAGGACATCACTACAAAGATTGAGTGTGACTGGAAGAGGGTCAACTCATTGGCCCACTACCAG GTGACTGATGGTTCTTTAGTAGCACTGGTGCCCAAACAAGTGTCTGCCTATAACATGGCCAACTCGTTCACCTTCACCCGGTCACTTAGTCGCTACG AGAGCTTGCTCCGTGCTGCCAGCAGCCCGGATAGCCTCCGTTCCCGAGCACCTATGCTCACGCCTGACCAGGAGGCAGGTACCAAGCTGTGGCACCTGGTGAGGAACCACGACCACACTGATCACCGAGAAGGAGACCGCGGCAGCAAGATGGTCTCAGAAATATATCTCACAAGGCTGCTGGCCACCAAG GGCACGTTGCAGAAGTTTGTAGATGACTTGTTTGAAACTGTGTTCAGTACAGCCCACCGGGGCTCAGCCTTACCCTTGGCCATCAAGTACATGTTTGACTTCCTGGATGAACAGGCTGACCAGCGCCAGATCAGTGACCCTGATGTGCGTCACACCTGGAAGAGCAACTG CTTACCTCTGCGTTTCTGGGTGAATGTGATCAAGAATCCGCAATTTGTGTTTGACATCCATAAGAATAGCATCACAGACGCCTGTTTGTCAGTGGTGGCCCAGACCTTCATGGACTCCTGTTCTACATCAGAGCACCGCCTGGGCAAGGACTCACCTTCCAACAAGCTCCTCTATGCCAAGGATATTCCCAATTACAAGAGCTGGGTGGAGAG GTACTATCGAGATATCGCAAAGATGGCATCCATCAGTGACCAGGACATGGACGCCTACTTAGTGGAGCAGTCCCGCCTCCATGCTAATGACTTCAATGTCCTAAGTGCACTCAGCGAGCTCTACTTCTATGTCACCAAGTACCGTCAGGAG ATCCTCACCTCGCTGGACCGAGATGCCTCTTGTCGGAAGCACAAGCTTCGACAGAAGCTGGAGCAGATCATCACCCTGGTGTCCAGCAGCAGCTGA
- the Plxna3 gene encoding plexin-A3 isoform 1 precursor (isoform 1 precursor is encoded by transcript variant 1): MPTVCLLPLLFFTIGGCLGSSRPFRTFVVTDTTLTHLAVHRVTGEVFVGAVNRVFKLAPNLTELRAHVTGPIEDNARCYPPPSMRVCSHRLVPVDNVNKLLLIDYAARRLVACGSIWQGICQFLRLDDLFKLGEPHHRKEHYLSGAQEPDSMAGVIVEQVQGPSKLFVGTAVDGKSEYFPTLSSRKLIDDEDSGDMFSLVYQDEFVSSQIKIPSDTLSLYPAFDIYYIYGFVSASFVYFLTLQLDTQQTLLDTAGEKFFTSKIVRMCAGDSEFYSYVEFPIGCSWRGVEYRLVQSAHLAKPGLLLAQALGVPADEDVLFTIFSQGQKNRANPPRQTILCLFTLSSINAHIRRRIQSCYRGEGTLALPWLLNKELPCINTPLQINGNFCGLVLNQPLGGLHVIEGLPLLADSTDGMASVAAYTYHQHSVVFIGTRSGNLKKVRVDGSQDAQLYETVSVVQGSPILRDLLFSPDHRHIYLLSEKQVSQLPVETCEQYLSCAACLGSGDPHCGWCVLQHRCCREGACPGASAPHGFAEELSKCIQVRVRPNNVSVTSSGVQLTVAMRNVPDLSVGVSCSFEEVTESEAILLPSGELRCPSPSLQELQTLTRGHGATHTVRLQLLSMETGVRFAGVDFVFYNCSALQSCMSCVGSPYPCHWCKYRHVCTSHPHECSFQEGRVHSPEGCPEILPQGDLLIPVGVMQPLTLRAKNLPQPQSGQKNYECVVRVQGRQHRVPAVRFNSSSVQCQNASYFYEGDEFGDTELDFSVVWDGDFPIDKPPSFRALLYKCWAQRPSCGLCLKADPRFNCGWCISEHRCQLRAHCPAPKSNWMHPSQKGARCSHPRITQIHPLTGPKEGGTRVTIVGENLGLTSREVGLRVAGVRCNSIPTEYVSAERIVCEMEESLVPSPPPGPAELCVGDCSADFRTQSQQLYSFVTPTFDRVSPSRGPASGGTRLTISGISLDAGSRVTVIIRDGECQFVRRDAEAIVCISPVSTLGPSQSPITLAIDHANISNTGVIYTYTQDPTVTHLEPTWSIINGSTSITVSGTHLLTVQEPRVRAKYRGIETTNTCQVINDTAMLCKAPGIFLGHPQPRAQGEHPDEFGFLLDHVQAARSLNRSSFTYYPDPSFEPLGPSGVLDVKPGSHVVLKGKNLIPAAAGSSRLNYTVLIGGQPCALTVSDTQLLCDSPSQTGRQPVMVLVGGLEFWLGTLHITADRALTLPAMVGLAAGGGLLLLAITVVLVAYKRKTQDADRTLKRLQLQMDNLESRVALECKEAFAELQTDINELTNHMDGVQIPFLDYRTYAVRVLFPGIEAHPVLKELDTPPNVEKALRLFGQLLHSRAFLLTFIHTLEAQSSFSMRDRGTVASLTMVALQSRLDYATGLLKQLLADLIEKNLESKNHPKLLLRRTESVAEKMLTNWFTFLLHKFLKECAGEPLFLLYCAIKQQMEKGPIDAITGEARYSLSEDKLIRQQIDYKTLTLHCVCPESEGSAQVPVKVLNCDSITQAKDKLLDTVYKGIPYSQRPKAEDMDLEWRQGRMARIILQDEDITTKIECDWKRVNSLAHYQVTDGSLVALVPKQVSAYNMANSFTFTRSLSRYESLLRAASSPDSLRSRAPMLTPDQEAGTKLWHLVRNHDHTDHREGDRGSKMVSEIYLTRLLATKGTLQKFVDDLFETVFSTAHRGSALPLAIKYMFDFLDEQADQRQISDPDVRHTWKSNCLPLRFWVNVIKNPQFVFDIHKNSITDACLSVVAQTFMDSCSTSEHRLGKDSPSNKLLYAKDIPNYKSWVERYYRDIAKMASISDQDMDAYLVEQSRLHANDFNVLSALSELYFYVTKYRQEILTSLDRDASCRKHKLRQKLEQIITLVSSSS; the protein is encoded by the exons ATGCCCACTGTCTGCCTTCTCCCATTGCTATTCTTCACCATAGGAGGGTGCCTGGGTAGCAGCAGGCCATTTCGTACCTTTGTGGTAACAGATACCACTCTGACTCACCTGGCTGTGCACCGAGTGACTGGGGAGGTGTTTGTAGGTGCCGTGAATCGAGTTTTCAAGCTGGCTCCAAACCTAACTGAGCTACGGGCCCATGTCACAGGGCCCATTGAGGACAATGCTCGCTGCTACCCACCTCCTAGCATGCGTGTGTGCTCCCACCGCCTGGTGCCTGTGGACAATGTGAACAAGCTGCTCCTCATAGACTATGCAGCCCGTCGTTTGGTAGCTTGTGGCAGCATCTGGCAGGGCATCTGCCAGTTCCTGCGTCTGGATGACCTCTTCAAGTTGGGTGAGCCCCACCATCGCAAGGAGCACTATCTGTCAGGGGCCCAGGAGCCTGATTCCATGGCTGGCGTCATTGTTGAACAGGTCCAGGGGCCTAGCAAGTTGTTTGTGGGCACCGCTGTTGATGGCAAGTCTGAGTACTTTCCCACCTTGAGTTCCCGTAAGCTCATCGACGATGAGGACAGTGGAGATATGTTCAGTCTG GTGTACCAGGATGAGTTTGTCTCTTCTCAGATCAAGATCCCTTCAGACACATTGTCCTTGTACCCTGCCTTTGACATCTACTACATATATGGCTTTGTCAGTGCCTCCTTCGTGTACTTCTTAACGTTGCAGCTGGACACCCAGCAGACGCTGTTGGATACAGCAGGCGAGAAATTCTTCACATCCAAGATCGTGCGCATGTGTGCAGGGGACTCAGAGTTCTACTCTTATGTAGAGTTCCCTATTGGCTGCTCCTGGCGTGGTGTGGAGTACCGCTTGGTGCAGAGTGCCCATCTGGCCAAGCCAGGCCTGCTATTGGCCCAGGCTCTGGGTGTGCCAGCCGACGAGGATGTCCTCTTCACCATCTTCTCTCAGGGCCAGAAGAACAGAGCCAACCCACCTCGGCAGACCATCCTTTGCCTTTTCACCCTCAGCAGCATTAATGCCCACATCCGGCGCCGAATCCAATCGTGCTACCGTGGAGAGGGCACGCTGGCCCTACCCTGGCTACTGAATAAGGAGCTGCCCTGCATCAACACC CCTCTGCAGATCAATGGAAACTTCTGTGGGTTAGTGTTGAATCAACCATTGGGTGGCCTACACGTGATTGAGGGGCTACCCTTGCTGGCTGACAGCACTGATGGCATGGCCAGTGTGGCTGCCTACACCTACCACCAGCATTCTGTGGTTTTCATCGGTACACGCAGCGGTAATTTGAAGAAG GTGCGGGTCGATGGCTCTCAGGATGCCCAGCTATATGAAACGGTCTCTGTGGTGCAGGGCAGCCCCATACTTCGAGACCTGCTCTTCAGCCCTGACCACCGACACATCTACCTCCTGAGTGAGAAGCAG GTGAGCCAACTCCCGGTGGAGACCTGTGAGCAGTATCTGAGCTGTGCTGCATGCCTGGGCTCAGGGGACCCACACTGTGGTTGGTGTGTGCTACAGCACAG GTGCTGCCGTGAAGGGGCCTGTCCAGGTGCCTCTGCCCCACATGGCTTTGCAGAAGAGCTGAGCAAATGTATACAGGTGCGGGTCCGTCCCAATAATGTGTCAGTGACATCCTCTGGGGTGCAG CTGACCGTAGCCATGCGCAACGTGCCAGACCTCAGTGTGGGTGTGAGCTGTTCCTTTGAGGAGGTGACTGAAAGTGAGGCTATTCTGCTGCCCTCTGGAGAGTTACGATGTCCTTCACCATCCCTTCAGGAGCTCCAGACACTTACCAGAGGGCATG GGGCCACTCATACTGTGCGgcttcagctgctctccatggagACTGGTGTGAGGTTTGCTGGGGTTGACTTTGTCTTCTACAACTGCAGTGCCCTCCAGTC GTGTATGTCCTGTGTTGGCAGCCCTTACCCCTGCCACTGGTGTAAGTACCGTCATGTGTGTACCAGCCACCCACACGAGTGCTCTTTCCAGGAGGGCAGGGTCCACAGCCCTGAG GGCTGccctgagatcctgcctcaagggGACCTCTTGATTCCTGTGGGTGTCATGCAGCCTCTAACTCTGCGGGCTAAGAACCTGCCACAGCCTCAGTCCGGACAGAAGAATTATGAATGCGTGGTCCGTGTACAGGGACGGCAACATCGGGTACCTGCAGTGCGCTTTAACAGCAGCAGTGTGCAGTGCCAGAATGCCTCG TACTTCTATGAAGGTGATGAGTTTGGTGACACCGAACTGGACTTCTCTGTGGTTTGGGATGGAGATTTCCCCATTGATAAGCCTCCTAGCTTCCGAG CCCTTCTTTACAAGTGCTGGGCTCAGCGGCCTAGCTGTGGCCTCTGCCTCAAGGCTGATCCCCGATTCAACTGTGGCTGGTGCATCTCAGAGCACAGGTGCCAGCTGAGGGCTCACTGCCCAGCTCCCAAAAGTAACTGGATGCACCCAAGCCAGAAGGGTGCCCGATGCAGCCATCCCCGAATCACCCAG ATTCATCCACTTACAGGACCCAAGGAGGGTGGCACCCGGGTCACCATTGTGGGTGAGAACCTGGGCCTCACTTCCCGTGAGGTTGGCCTTCGAGTAGCTGGTGTACGTTGCAACTCCATTCCCACCGAATATGTCAGTGCTGAAAG GATCGTATGTGAGATGGAGGAATCGCTGGTGCCCAGCCCACCACCTGGGCCTGCTGAGCTCTGTGTAGGGGATTGTTCTGCTGACTTCCGCACACAGTCCCAGCAACTCTACAGCTTTGTG aCCCCTACATTTGACCGTGTGAGTCCCTCTCGGGGCCCAGCTTCTGGAGGCACTCGGCTTACCATCTCTGGAATTTCTCTGGATGCCGGCAGCAGGGTCACAGTGATTATAAGAGATGGCGAGTGCCAGTTTGTGAG GAGAGATGCCGAGGCAATCGTGTGTATCTCACCTGTCTCCACCCTGGGCCCCAGTCAGAGCCCTATCACCCTTGCCATCGATCATGCCAACATCTCCAACACTGGAGTCATCTATACCTACACCCAGGACCCTACGGTCACACACCTTGAGCCCACCTGGAGCATCATCAA TGGAAGCACCTCCATCACTGTGAGTGGAACCCATCTGCTGACAGTTCAAGAACCCCGTGTACGAGCCAAGTACCGTGGTATTGAGACCACTAAC acatgccaGGTGATCAACGACACTGCAATGCTATGTAAGGCCCCTGGCATCTTCCTTGGGCACCCTCAGCCTCGGGCCCAAGGCGAGCACCCTGACGAGTTTGGCTTCTTGCTGGACCACGTGCAGGCAGCCCGCTCCCTCAACCGTTCTTCCTTCACCTACTACCCTGATCCCAGCTTTGAACCACTTGGGCCCTCTGGTGTGCTAGATGTCAAACCTGGTTCACATGTTGTATTGAAG GGCAAGAACCTGATCCCTGCTGCAGCTGGCAGCTCCCGCCTCAACTACACAGTGTTGATTGGAGGACAGCCATGTGCACTAACTGTCTCAGATACTCAACTTCTGTGTGATTCCCCAAGCCAGACAGGCCGGCAGCCTGTTATG GTGCTGGTGGGTGGCCTGGAGTTCTGGTTGGGCACGCTGCACATCACTGCTGATCGGGCACTGACCTTACCAGCTATGGTGGGGCTAGCAGCAGGGGGCGGGCTCTTGCTGCTGGCCATCACTGTTGTGCTGGTCGCCTACAAGCGTAAGACTCAGGATGCAGACCGCACACTTAAGCGGCTTCAGCTACAAATGGACAACCTGGAGTCTCGTGTGGCCTTGGAGTGCAAGGAAG cctttgcTGAGCTGCAGACTGATATCAATGAACTGACAAACCACATGGATGGTGTCCAGATCCCCTTCTTGGACTACCGGACCTATGCTGTGCGCGTGCTTTTCCCTGGCATCGAGGCTCACCCAGTGCTCAAGGAGCTGGAT ACTCCCCCCAATGTGGAGAAGGCCCTGCGTCTATTTGGACAGTTGCTGCACAGCCGTGCCTTCCTGCTCACCTTTATCCACACTTTGGAGGCCCAGAGTAGTTTCTCCATGCGTGACCGTGGTACTGTGGCCTCACTCACCATGGTGGCCCTGCAGAGCCGGCTTGACTATGCCACTGGGCTGCTCAAGCAACTGCTGGCTGACCTCATAGAGAAAAACCTTGAGAGCAAGAACCACCCAAAGCTGCTATTGCGCAG GACAGAGTCGGTGGCTGAGAAGATGCTCACCAACTGGTTCACATTCCTGCTGCATAAGTTCCTGAAG GAGTGCGCCGGGGAGCCACTCTTCCTGCTGTACTGCGCCATCAAGCAGCAGATGGAGAAAGGTCCTATTGATGCCATAACAGGCGAGGCCCGCTACTCCTTAAGTGAGGACAAGCTCATCCGGCAGCAGATCGACTATAAGACCCTG ACTCTGCATTGTGTGTGCCCGGAGAGCGAGGGCAGTGCCCAGGTCCCTGTGAAGGTTCTTAACTGTGATAGCATCACCCAGGCCAAAGACAAGCTGTTGGATACTGTGTACAAGGGTATTCCATACTCTCAGCGCCCCAAAGCTGAGGACATGGATTTGg AATGGCGCCAGGGCCGCATGGCCCGAATCATCCTCCAAGATGAGGACATCACTACAAAGATTGAGTGTGACTGGAAGAGGGTCAACTCATTGGCCCACTACCAG GTGACTGATGGTTCTTTAGTAGCACTGGTGCCCAAACAAGTGTCTGCCTATAACATGGCCAACTCGTTCACCTTCACCCGGTCACTTAGTCGCTACG AGAGCTTGCTCCGTGCTGCCAGCAGCCCGGATAGCCTCCGTTCCCGAGCACCTATGCTCACGCCTGACCAGGAGGCAGGTACCAAGCTGTGGCACCTGGTGAGGAACCACGACCACACTGATCACCGAGAAGGAGACCGCGGCAGCAAGATGGTCTCAGAAATATATCTCACAAGGCTGCTGGCCACCAAG GGCACGTTGCAGAAGTTTGTAGATGACTTGTTTGAAACTGTGTTCAGTACAGCCCACCGGGGCTCAGCCTTACCCTTGGCCATCAAGTACATGTTTGACTTCCTGGATGAACAGGCTGACCAGCGCCAGATCAGTGACCCTGATGTGCGTCACACCTGGAAGAGCAACTG CTTACCTCTGCGTTTCTGGGTGAATGTGATCAAGAATCCGCAATTTGTGTTTGACATCCATAAGAATAGCATCACAGACGCCTGTTTGTCAGTGGTGGCCCAGACCTTCATGGACTCCTGTTCTACATCAGAGCACCGCCTGGGCAAGGACTCACCTTCCAACAAGCTCCTCTATGCCAAGGATATTCCCAATTACAAGAGCTGGGTGGAGAG GTACTATCGAGATATCGCAAAGATGGCATCCATCAGTGACCAGGACATGGACGCCTACTTAGTGGAGCAGTCCCGCCTCCATGCTAATGACTTCAATGTCCTAAGTGCACTCAGCGAGCTCTACTTCTATGTCACCAAGTACCGTCAGGAG ATCCTCACCTCGCTGGACCGAGATGCCTCTTGTCGGAAGCACAAGCTTCGACAGAAGCTGGAGCAGATCATCACCCTGGTGTCCAGCAGCAGCTGA